Proteins encoded in a region of the Raphanus sativus cultivar WK10039 chromosome 8, ASM80110v3, whole genome shotgun sequence genome:
- the LOC108822582 gene encoding disease resistance protein RPS4, whose translation MNELLRDDNLNQDVADLSPEAVKAALLSKKSLVVLDNVSEKKQLDVLLEDRDWVASGSRIVITTSDKSVIEGIVDDTYEVPRLSGRDSFQYFNYFAFGSKDYTPEGNFMKLSRQFVDYANGNPFALNRLGVDLHGKNEAHWREKLRDLEENPHKAIQDFLKISYDGLEKLQKDVFLDIACFFRSGDESHVKCLVEESCDTESNIAGVSGIKDLAGKFFINISGGRVEMHDILYTFGKELGSKGSRRLWKNVKDIIDALNNKTGADSVRGIFLDTSKLKAHALHRCSFSRMPNLRYLKIYNSCCHRECEADRKLNCPDGLELPLDKLRYYYWLKFPLRKLPEDFNPKNLTDLNLPYSEIEELWEGLKDTPKLRWVDLSHSRKLYKLSGLQNAERLKKLNLEGCTSLEELPQELKRMQRLIFLNMRGCTSLRVLPPMNLISLEILILTNCSSLKEFRVISDNLETLNLDGTNISQLPESMVKLQRLIVLNLKKCKELVAVPESLGKLKALQELVLSGCSNLKTFPIRIENMKSLQILLLDGTEFSALKVEDLPELRRGMNGLSSVQRLYLSGNDVITNLHTGISQLNHLKLLDLKGCKNLTSIPLLPPNLEILDAYGCEKLRTVASPMAQIKRVEKVHSKFIFINCNSLEQAAKNSITSYAQKKSQLDELRSYKEGHASEALFVTSFPGSEVPSWFSHRTVGRSLELTPPHWCDNNLSTIALCAVVSFPKTEDETKRFSIKCTCEFKNKLGTCTRFSCILGGGWSEPRKIDSEHVFIGYACCSHVKNHVQGSREHQRCVPTDASIEFEVIGGAGAGEIVNCGLSFVYEEPNHVVVEDRNGTSSVGKSIRYSASRFWFIVLTFLCVLCISGFRFARNFFH comes from the exons AAACAGCTAGATGTCCTCCTCGAAGACCGTGACTGGGTTGCGAGTGGTAGTAGAATCGTTATCACAACTAGTGACAAGTCGGTGATCGAGGGGATAGTTGATGACACCTACGAGGTTCCGAGACTGAGTGGCAGAGACAGCTTTCAGTACTTCAACTATTTTGCCTTTGGTAGTAAGGACTATACTCCGGAGGGTAACTTCATGAAGCTTTCTAGACAGTTTGTGGATTATGCCAACGGCAACCCATTCGCTCTCAATAGATTGGGTGTTGATCTTCATGGAAAAAACGAGGCTCACTGGAGAGAAAAACTTCGCGACCTGGAAGAAAATCCCCATAAGGCCATACAAGATTTCTTGAAGATAAGCTATGATGGACTAGAGAAgcttcaaaaagatgtatttctCGATATCGCTTGTTTCTTTAGATCAGGGGATGAGTCCCACGTGAAATGTTTAGTGGAGGAGTCTTGTGACACTGAGTCCAATATTGCTGGTGTGAGTGGGATAAAGGATCTTGCcggtaaattttttattaacatttCTGGCGGACGAGTGGAGATGCATGATATACTGTATACATTTGGCAAGGAACTTGGTTCGAAAGGTTCACGTAGGCTGTGGAAGAACGTTAAAGACATTATTGATGCGCTGAATAACAAAACG GGAGCAGACAGTGTAAGAGGTATTTTTCTCGACACGTCTAAACTGAAGGCACATGCTTTACATCGATGTAGCTTCAGCCGAATGCCTAATCTTAGGtatctcaaaatttataattcttGTTGCCATCGAGAATGCGAAGCTGACCGCAAACTAAACTGCCCTGACGGACTTGAATTACCGTTGGATAAATTAAGATATTACTATTGGCTTAAATTCCCTTTGAGGAAACTTCCAGAAGACTTCAACCCCAAGAATCTCACCGACCTTAACCTGCCTTACAGCGAGATTGAAGAGCTGTGGGAGGGTCTTAAG GATACACCAAAGCTAAGATGGGTTGATCTTAGCCACTCAAGAAAGTTATACAAGCTGTCAGGGTTACAAAATGCCGAGAGACTCAAAAAGTTGAATCTTGAAGGGTGCACGAGTTTGGAGGAATTGCCCCAGGAGCTGAAACGTATGCAACGTCTTATTTTCCTCAACATGAGAGGATGCACGAGTCTCCGGGTTCTTCCACCTATGAATCTCATCTCTCTGGAAATTCTCATCCTCACCAACTGCTCAAGTCTTAAGGAATTCCGGGTGATTTCGGATAATCTTGAAACTCTAAACTTAGATGGAACTAACATAAGTCAACTTCCTGAAAGCATGGTGAAGCTCCAGAGACTGATTGTATTGAACTTGAAAAAATGCAAAGAGTTGGTGGCAGTTCCAGAAAGCCTGGGGAAGTTGAAAGCTCTGCAAGAACTGGTGCTATCTGGTTGTTCAAACCTCAAGACTTTTCCAATCCGCATTGAGAACATGAAAAGCTTGCAGATATTGTTGCTCGATGGGACAGAGTTCAGTGCCTTAAAAGTGGAAGACTTACCTGAACTAAGACGTGGTATGAACGGCCTATCCTCAGTACAGCGTCTATACTTGAGCGGGAACGATGTGATCACCAATCTGCATACTGGCATCAGTCAACTAAATCATCTGAAATTGCTTGACCTGAAGGGCTGCAAGAATCTCACATCCATTCCATTACTTCCGCCAAATCTAGAGATTCTAGATGCATATGGCTGCGAGAAACTGAGAACAGTCGCGTCCCCCATGGCCCAGATTAAGCGTGTGGAGAAGGTTCACTCTAAATTCATTTTCATCAACTGCAACAGTCTTGAACAAGCGGCAAAGAATAGCATCACATCATACGCACAAAAGAAAAGCCAGCTGGATGAGCTTAGATCCTATAAAGAG GGACATGCTTCAGAAGCTTTATTCGTTACTTCCTTTCCAGGGAGCGAAGTACCTTCATGGTTTAGCCATCGCACAGTCGGACGCTCATTAGAGCTGACTCCGCCACATTGGTGTGACAACAATCTTTCGACAATAGCTCTGTGCGCTGTTGTTTCATTCCCGAAAACTGAAGATGAAACCAAACGTTTCTCAATAAAGTGCACTTGTGAGTTCAAAAACAAACTTGGGACATGTACACGTTTCAGCTGCATTCTTGGTGGAGGCTGGAGTGAACCGCGCAAGATCGATTCAGAGCATGTGTTTATCGGTTACGCATGTTGCTCCCACGTTAAAAATCATGTACAAGGTTCGCGAGAACATCAGAGATGCGTTCCTACGGACGCGTCAATCGAATTCGAGGTGATAGGTGGTGCAGGTGCAGGTGAGATTGTTAATTGTGGTTTGAGTTTCGTGTACGAGGAACCAAACCATGTCGTTGTTGAAGACCGTAATGGAACTTCTTCAGTTGGAAAGAGTATACGGTACTCTGCTTCTCGGTTTTGGTTCATTGTTTTGacgtttttgtgtgttttatgcATTTCGGGTTTTAGGTTTGCTAGAAATTTTTTTCACTAA